In Salinibaculum sp. SYNS191, the genomic window ACCTCCCGACGAACATCTTCGGGCGCAGCGTCGCCCCGGCGCTGGCGACGGGGAACACGGCCGTCGTCAAGCCCGCCGAGCAGACGCCGCTGACCGCCGTCGAAATCGGTCGGCTCGCGACCGAGGTCGGCATCCCCGACGGCGTCCTCAACGTCCTCCCCGGGTTCGGCGCGGAGGCCGGCGCACCCCTGTCGGAACAGTCCGAGGTCGACGGCGTGAGCTTCACCGGCTCCGTCCCCACGGGTATCGAGGTCGGCAAGTCGGCCATCGAGAACGTGACCAACGTCCACCTCGAACTCGGCGGGAAGAGCCCGAACGTCGTCTGGCCCGACGCCGACATCGACTCCGCTGTCGACAGCACGATGACCGGCATCTTCGCCAACGCCGGCCAGGTCTGCTCCGCAGGGTCGCGGCTCATCATCCACGAGGACGTCAAGGCGGAGTTCCTCGACGAACTCACGCGCCGCATCGAGGCGATGGACATCGACAGCGGCGAGGTCGACCCCGACATGGGCCCGCTCGTCTCGGCGGAGCACTTCGAGAAGGTGACGAACTACCTCGACGTCGGCCGGACGGAGGTCGGCGAACCGCTCGTCGGCGGCGACGCGCTCGACCGCGACGGCTACTTCGTCGAGCCGACGGTCTTCGACGGCGTCGACAACGACATGCGCATCGCCCAGGAGGAGATATTCGGGCCGGTGCTGTCGGTCATCGAGTTCAGCACCGAGGCCGAGGCGATGGAGATTGCCAACGACGTGGACTACGGGCTGGTCGCCGGCATCCACACGCAGAACATGGGCCGTGCCCACCGCTTCGCCCGCGACGTGCGCGCCGGCCAGGTCTACATCAACGAGTGGTTCGCCGGCGGCGAGGAGACGCCCTTCGGCGGCTTCAAGGAGAGCGGGTTCGGCCGCGAGAAGGGCCTCGCCGCCGTCGACGCCTACACCCAGGTCAAGAACGTCTGCGCCGACATCACGCCGAACTGACTGCAGGCAGTTCCGACCGCTGTTCTCTTGGCGGTCCCGCGTCCTCCCGACGGTTTGGGCCGAGACCGCCTCGGGTGTCGCCCGGTGACGTGCGTGCGACTCTCTCGCTAGCATAAAAAGGAGGCACTATGTTCGCCTCAAAGGGTATGGGAGACGGTCGAATACTCCAGGACAGATGAGCGTCGAAGTTGCCAAGCGGTACTTTGAGCTAATGGACAGCGCGGACGCAGGAACCGAAGACGTCCTAGAACTGTACGGGGACGACCCGGTCGTCCACTCCTCGCGGGCCGGCGTGGTGCGCGGCATCGAGGACATCCGGCAGTTCTACGAGGACAACTCGGAGTTCTTCACTGGCGGCGAACACCACATGACGAACTTCCATCAGGACGGCAACGTCGTCGTCTGCGAGGGCTACCTCGACGGCGAGACGGCGGTCGGCCGCGAGGCCGACGGCGTCCCGCTCTGTGACGTGATGGAGTTCAACGAGGACGACGAAATTGTCGCGTTCCGGGCATATCTCGACTACCGCGGCTACGTCGACGAGGTGCCCGAGGAGGTTCCGAACGTC contains:
- a CDS encoding nuclear transport factor 2 family protein, which gives rise to MSVEVAKRYFELMDSADAGTEDVLELYGDDPVVHSSRAGVVRGIEDIRQFYEDNSEFFTGGEHHMTNFHQDGNVVVCEGYLDGETAVGREADGVPLCDVMEFNEDDEIVAFRAYLDYRGYVDEVPEEVPNVRAEAE
- a CDS encoding aldehyde dehydrogenase family protein; the protein is MATQTDLSTYDLLVDGDLVPSEAEERFETVNPATEEPFAAVARARAADVDRAVGAAREAFPEWRSTPPQERGRLLNDLAAEIRAHEESLALLETRDNGKPLSHARADVETCARYFEYYAGVADKVHGDSIPLTDEYVDYTVREPLGVTGQIIPWNLPTNIFGRSVAPALATGNTAVVKPAEQTPLTAVEIGRLATEVGIPDGVLNVLPGFGAEAGAPLSEQSEVDGVSFTGSVPTGIEVGKSAIENVTNVHLELGGKSPNVVWPDADIDSAVDSTMTGIFANAGQVCSAGSRLIIHEDVKAEFLDELTRRIEAMDIDSGEVDPDMGPLVSAEHFEKVTNYLDVGRTEVGEPLVGGDALDRDGYFVEPTVFDGVDNDMRIAQEEIFGPVLSVIEFSTEAEAMEIANDVDYGLVAGIHTQNMGRAHRFARDVRAGQVYINEWFAGGEETPFGGFKESGFGREKGLAAVDAYTQVKNVCADITPN